One region of Streptomyces sp. NBC_00442 genomic DNA includes:
- a CDS encoding ATP-grasp domain-containing protein has translation MRLCFLVEEHYRHDGMPVEVIRQLDAWGHQVDVVRPGGSLLRMSEAVRAGSHDAWVLKTVSGGPGLPLLEAAAAVGLTTVNDVRSIRGVRDKALASAIGRSRGLPVPMTYAAARPELLMEIAESEYPLVVKPADGSSGRGVHLVPSPDRLASMLPSLAGEGMLIAQPYVPNAGIDLKVYCVGGELYATERRSPLHPDRGVHERHVPLPAEVAAIVDQVGAVYGLDLYGVDVLLGPDGPVVVDVNDFPSFRQVPDAAAKVARAVLELARTGSAVAAAAFVSSAGRIPAQPLGNDGPAADTRPVRTSAGAGEAR, from the coding sequence ATGAGGCTCTGCTTCCTGGTGGAAGAGCACTACCGCCATGACGGCATGCCCGTGGAGGTGATTCGCCAACTCGACGCCTGGGGCCACCAGGTCGACGTGGTGAGGCCCGGCGGCTCCCTGCTGCGGATGTCCGAGGCGGTCCGCGCGGGCAGCCACGACGCCTGGGTGCTCAAGACCGTCTCCGGCGGTCCGGGGCTTCCGCTCCTGGAAGCGGCAGCCGCGGTCGGGCTGACCACGGTCAACGACGTCCGGTCCATCCGCGGCGTGCGGGACAAGGCGCTCGCGTCGGCCATCGGACGCAGTCGCGGCCTCCCGGTGCCGATGACGTACGCGGCCGCCCGGCCCGAACTGCTCATGGAGATAGCTGAGTCGGAGTACCCGCTGGTGGTGAAGCCCGCCGACGGAAGCTCCGGGCGGGGCGTCCACCTCGTACCGTCGCCGGACCGGCTGGCCTCGATGCTGCCTTCCCTCGCCGGGGAAGGGATGCTCATCGCCCAGCCCTACGTCCCCAACGCCGGCATCGATCTGAAGGTGTACTGCGTCGGGGGAGAGCTGTACGCCACGGAGCGCCGTTCGCCGCTCCACCCCGACCGGGGCGTCCACGAACGGCATGTGCCGCTGCCCGCCGAAGTGGCCGCCATCGTCGACCAGGTCGGCGCGGTCTACGGCCTCGACCTGTACGGCGTGGACGTGCTGCTCGGCCCGGACGGACCCGTGGTGGTCGATGTGAACGACTTCCCGAGTTTCCGCCAGGTGCCGGACGCGGCGGCCAAGGTCGCCCGAGCGGTGCTCGAACTGGCCCGCACGGGCAGTGCGGTCGCCGCCGCGGCCTTCGTCTCCAGCGCGGGACGCATCCCGGCCCAGCCGCTGGGGAACGACGGGCCGGCCGCCGACACGCGCCCGGTCCGGACATCGGCGGGGGCGGGCGAGGCCCGATGA
- a CDS encoding fatty acid desaturase family protein: protein MPQSATGLGAPARPRTGSEFGPLLKAVKGQGLLDRRTGWYARAIAVNLLALGATVTAMVLTGDSWWTLLFALPLSVFWARSAFIGHDAGHAQITRGKGAGRIIGLFHSDLLLGMSYAWWNDKHNRHHANPNHIEKDPDVGVGALVWTQRQAEQREGFARWLTRNQARLFFPMLLLEGIALKVYGFQDLKRQPSRERAVEAPLLLAHLAGYVTLLLCVMSPGKALVFALVHHALFGLHLGMTFAPNHKGMEMPDPDDAEDSSWGHLRRQVLTSRNVRGGPLTDWLLGGLNYQIEHHLFPNMPRPHLRLAQPMVRAHCAALGIAYAETSLTDSYRQALGHMHEVGAPLRNRRTSGA from the coding sequence ATGCCGCAATCCGCCACGGGCCTCGGCGCCCCGGCCCGGCCACGGACGGGCAGCGAGTTCGGCCCGCTGCTCAAGGCGGTGAAGGGGCAGGGCCTGCTCGACCGGCGCACCGGCTGGTACGCGAGGGCGATCGCCGTCAACCTCCTGGCCCTCGGCGCGACGGTCACCGCGATGGTGCTCACCGGCGACAGCTGGTGGACCCTGCTGTTCGCCCTGCCGCTCTCCGTGTTCTGGGCCCGCAGCGCCTTCATCGGGCACGACGCCGGCCACGCCCAGATCACCCGGGGCAAGGGAGCGGGCCGGATCATCGGCTTGTTCCACAGCGACCTGCTGCTCGGCATGAGCTACGCCTGGTGGAACGACAAGCACAACCGCCACCACGCCAACCCCAACCATATAGAGAAGGACCCGGACGTCGGGGTCGGCGCCCTGGTGTGGACCCAGCGCCAGGCCGAGCAGCGCGAGGGCTTCGCCCGCTGGCTCACCCGCAACCAGGCCCGGCTCTTCTTCCCGATGCTGCTCCTGGAGGGCATCGCCCTGAAGGTGTACGGATTCCAGGACCTCAAGCGGCAGCCGTCCCGCGAGCGGGCCGTCGAGGCGCCCCTGCTGCTCGCCCACCTCGCGGGCTACGTGACCCTGCTCCTGTGTGTCATGTCCCCCGGCAAGGCCCTCGTCTTCGCCCTCGTGCACCACGCGCTGTTCGGCCTGCACCTCGGCATGACCTTCGCACCGAACCACAAGGGCATGGAAATGCCCGACCCGGACGACGCCGAGGACTCCTCCTGGGGACACCTGCGGCGTCAGGTCCTGACCTCGCGCAACGTAAGGGGCGGACCGCTCACCGACTGGCTTCTCGGCGGCCTGAACTACCAGATCGAGCACCACCTGTTCCCGAACATGCCGCGCCCGCACCTCAGGCTCGCCCAGCCGATGGTCCGTGCCCACTGTGCGGCACTCGGCATCGCGTATGCCGAGACCTCCCTGACGGACTCCTACCGCCAGGCGCTCGGGCACATGCACGAGGTCGGCGCACCGCTGCGGAACCGGCGCACGAGTGGCGCATAG
- a CDS encoding roadblock/LC7 domain-containing protein yields the protein MALSKELDWLLDDLTRRVEHVRHAIVLSNDGLVTAAGSSLEREDAEHLAAVSSGLHSLAKGSGLHFRAGKVRQTMIEFDEGVLFVTAAGDGSCLCVLSSAEADIGQIAYEMTLLVNRVGEHLSVAARQPGDYGDFGVARR from the coding sequence ATGGCACTGAGCAAGGAACTCGACTGGCTGCTCGACGACCTGACCCGGCGGGTCGAGCACGTACGGCACGCGATAGTCCTGTCCAACGACGGCCTGGTCACCGCCGCGGGCTCCAGCCTCGAACGCGAGGACGCGGAACACCTGGCGGCGGTCTCCTCGGGACTGCACAGCCTCGCCAAGGGCTCGGGCCTGCACTTCCGGGCCGGCAAGGTCCGCCAGACCATGATCGAATTCGACGAAGGCGTCCTGTTCGTGACCGCGGCCGGTGACGGCAGCTGTCTGTGCGTGCTCAGCTCCGCGGAGGCCGACATCGGCCAGATCGCGTACGAGATGACCCTGTTGGTCAATCGCGTGGGGGAGCACCTCTCGGTGGCGGCCAGGCAGCCGGGAGACTATGGCGACTTCGGGGTCGCACGCCGCTGA
- a CDS encoding class I SAM-dependent methyltransferase, which yields MAEDHAHVQEFFAARAAGWDRKFPDDGPAYAAAVAELGPAHGSTVLDAGCGTGRALPALRDAVGSRGTVIGVDLTPEMLAEATRAGRDRYAALLRADVSRLPLRPACLDVVFGAGLISHLPQPARDLRELARVTRPGGRLALFHPIGRAALAARHGRRLTDDDLRAEPRLGPLLASAGWRLHSYADEDERYLAVAVREG from the coding sequence ATGGCCGAGGACCACGCACACGTCCAGGAATTCTTCGCCGCACGAGCGGCCGGTTGGGACCGCAAGTTCCCCGACGACGGCCCGGCCTACGCCGCCGCCGTCGCGGAGCTGGGGCCCGCCCACGGCAGCACCGTCCTCGACGCGGGGTGCGGCACGGGCCGTGCCCTGCCGGCGCTGCGGGACGCGGTGGGCTCCCGGGGGACGGTCATCGGCGTGGACCTCACCCCCGAGATGCTCGCCGAGGCCACCCGCGCCGGGCGCGACCGGTACGCCGCACTGCTGCGCGCCGACGTGAGCCGGCTGCCGCTGCGCCCCGCCTGCCTGGACGTGGTCTTCGGCGCGGGGCTGATCTCGCATCTGCCCCAACCGGCGCGGGACTTGCGGGAGTTGGCGCGAGTCACCCGGCCAGGGGGCCGTCTCGCCCTGTTCCACCCCATCGGACGGGCGGCGCTCGCCGCACGCCACGGCCGCCGGCTCACCGACGACGACCTGCGCGCCGAGCCCCGCCTCGGGCCGCTGCTCGCCTCGGCCGGCTGGCGGCTCCACTCGTACGCCGACGAGGACGAGCGCTATCTCGCGGTAGCGGTACGCGAGGGCTGA
- a CDS encoding ABC transporter ATP-binding protein has translation MSTAIPVEKPGAEPPVVELAGVTKEYPGGVAALRGVDLTIVRGELLAIVGPSGSGKSTLLHIVGTLDLPTAGSVTIAGHDAAALSDRRLSALRAQHIGFVFQAFHLVPGISAQDNVAEGLLYSGLPRAERHRRAARALERVGLGDRMKHRPHELSGGQKQRVAIARAVVGEPDLLLADEPTGALDSASGEAVMQLIHELNMEGATIAVITHDTEIAARLPRQVRIRDGRVVQDSGGPDAPDGRSVRAAGSGTDPLSGEVR, from the coding sequence ATGAGCACTGCCATCCCCGTCGAAAAGCCCGGCGCCGAGCCGCCCGTGGTCGAACTGGCCGGGGTCACCAAGGAATATCCGGGCGGCGTCGCCGCGCTGCGCGGGGTCGATCTCACCATCGTCCGCGGCGAACTCCTTGCGATCGTCGGCCCGTCCGGGTCCGGCAAGTCGACCCTGCTGCACATCGTCGGCACCCTCGATCTGCCCACCGCCGGCTCCGTGACCATCGCGGGTCATGACGCGGCCGCCCTCAGCGACCGCAGGCTCTCGGCACTGCGGGCGCAGCACATCGGTTTCGTCTTCCAGGCCTTCCATCTGGTCCCCGGCATCAGCGCCCAGGACAATGTCGCGGAGGGCCTGCTCTACTCCGGCCTTCCGCGCGCGGAACGCCACAGGCGGGCGGCGCGTGCCCTGGAACGGGTCGGGCTCGGGGACCGCATGAAGCACCGGCCGCACGAGCTGTCCGGCGGGCAGAAGCAGCGGGTGGCCATCGCCCGCGCGGTCGTCGGCGAGCCCGATCTGCTGCTCGCGGACGAGCCCACCGGTGCCCTCGACTCGGCGTCGGGCGAAGCCGTGATGCAGCTCATCCACGAACTCAACATGGAGGGCGCGACCATCGCTGTGATCACCCATGACACGGAGATCGCGGCCCGGCTGCCGCGTCAGGTGCGGATCCGGGACGGCCGGGTCGTCCAGGACAGCGGCGGCCCGGATGCCCCGGACGGCCGGTCGGTCCGCGCCGCCGGCTCGGGCACGGACCCGCTGTCCGGGGAGGTCCGGTGA
- a CDS encoding histidine phosphatase family protein translates to MGELILVRHGETEWSRSGQHTSYTDLPLTAHGEEQARAVAPLLADRPIGLALVSPLQRAIHTAELAGVKSPRITPDLHEWDYGGYEGITTEEIHRDRPDWNLWTDGVAPGPAGHPGESPAEVAERADRVLAEAAPMLRGGDEDVVLIAHSHFLRVLTARYLGLPPSGGALVVLDTGAMSRLGREHGRPVITAWNTVLEPTTH, encoded by the coding sequence ATGGGTGAGTTGATCCTCGTACGTCACGGGGAGACCGAATGGTCGCGGTCGGGACAGCACACGAGCTACACCGACCTGCCGCTCACGGCGCACGGGGAGGAGCAGGCGCGTGCGGTGGCGCCGCTGCTCGCCGACAGGCCCATCGGGCTCGCCCTGGTGAGCCCGCTGCAACGGGCCATACACACCGCGGAGTTGGCCGGAGTCAAGAGCCCCCGGATCACCCCGGATCTTCACGAATGGGACTACGGCGGCTACGAGGGCATCACCACGGAAGAGATCCACCGCGACCGCCCCGACTGGAACCTGTGGACCGACGGAGTCGCGCCCGGCCCCGCCGGACATCCCGGAGAGAGCCCCGCGGAGGTCGCCGAGCGGGCCGACCGGGTTCTGGCCGAGGCCGCGCCCATGCTGCGAGGGGGCGACGAAGACGTCGTGCTCATCGCCCACTCCCACTTCCTGCGCGTCCTGACGGCCCGCTACCTGGGCCTTCCGCCCTCGGGCGGCGCGCTGGTCGTGCTCGACACGGGAGCGATGTCGCGGCTGGGCCGCGAACACGGCCGCCCGGTGATCACCGCATGGAACACGGTGCTGGAGCCGACCACGCACTGA
- a CDS encoding DUF6397 family protein has protein sequence MTVVTIKNAVVPTGAAGATAPAVPRLAPGAAARELELRRGEFELAVQLGHIRTVPDPGGGHRRVTAREVARLRAARDFPEALREKVRTVGTSEGADLLGVAPGRFTRLARTGRLTPVRCYLNRYRAVVWLYLADDVVELALREPEVLSGRHPEPDRGQDWRPRNWRGRRIAMLARQSDDQWELAAAIASALDGAHLADIVQDPYERACLRRLCPDTLRLHPESAIAQGVVDRLLLADDPDEIAWYRSRLGEAVADARDQCPAPRPVQDPAAEPSTLASGATSAPYGAGATGPDHAVPLPDADPWGPEPKAGGAPVQRSLLRRLRRRK, from the coding sequence ATGACCGTAGTCACCATCAAGAACGCCGTCGTGCCGACGGGGGCCGCGGGTGCGACCGCGCCGGCCGTGCCGCGGCTCGCGCCCGGCGCCGCGGCTCGTGAACTGGAGCTGAGGCGCGGCGAGTTCGAGCTGGCCGTCCAGCTCGGCCACATTCGAACCGTGCCGGATCCGGGCGGTGGCCACCGCCGGGTCACCGCGCGCGAGGTCGCGCGCCTCAGGGCCGCGCGGGACTTTCCGGAGGCCTTGCGCGAAAAGGTGCGGACCGTCGGTACGAGCGAAGGCGCCGATCTGCTGGGTGTCGCACCGGGCCGCTTCACCAGGCTCGCCCGCACCGGCCGTCTCACGCCCGTGCGGTGCTACCTCAACCGCTATCGGGCGGTCGTCTGGCTCTATCTGGCGGACGACGTGGTCGAACTGGCCCTGCGCGAGCCGGAGGTGCTGAGCGGGCGCCATCCGGAACCCGACCGCGGGCAGGACTGGCGTCCGCGCAACTGGCGCGGGCGAAGGATCGCCATGCTGGCCCGGCAGAGCGACGACCAGTGGGAGCTGGCAGCCGCGATCGCCTCCGCCCTCGATGGCGCGCACCTCGCCGACATCGTCCAGGACCCCTACGAACGGGCCTGCCTGAGGCGGCTGTGCCCCGACACCCTCCGGCTCCATCCTGAGTCCGCGATCGCCCAGGGCGTCGTCGACAGGCTGCTCCTGGCGGACGATCCGGACGAGATCGCCTGGTACCGCTCGCGCCTCGGGGAGGCGGTAGCGGACGCCCGGGACCAGTGCCCGGCCCCGCGCCCGGTCCAGGACCCGGCAGCGGAGCCGAGCACCCTGGCGAGCGGGGCCACTTCGGCGCCGTACGGCGCCGGAGCTACCGGTCCGGACCACGCCGTCCCCCTGCCGGACGCCGACCCATGGGGGCCCGAGCCGAAGGCGGGAGGAGCGCCGGTACAGCGAAGTCTGCTGAGGCGGCTACGGCGGCGAAAGTAG
- a CDS encoding peptidoglycan-binding protein, producing the protein MRPRTVIAAVVTVAAVTGGGIAVAGLAQPGSKDSATQQTGLPPATAAIEQGDLVSSTSVDGTLGYSRESKLNAGAAGTLTWIAGGGSTVERDGRLYAVDGKDVRLMYGTEPMYRVLESGDKGGDVRQLKANLRALGYGSALADDATFTPGTVDAVKRWQKAHGVARSGRVGPEQIAFATGPVRVQSAEATAGDRTAPGQKIMTTTSSDRVVQLQLKVSDAALAKDGAEVAVELPDGTTASGTVSSVGATAKAGDDPNDKTPRIAVTVTFDDPGKVKGIDKSPATVKLSGETRHHVLSVPVGALLALDDGSFGVQVVEDGRTREVRVRLGMFAQGRVEISGTGLRSGLRVGVPST; encoded by the coding sequence ATGAGGCCCCGGACCGTGATCGCGGCGGTGGTGACGGTGGCGGCCGTCACGGGCGGCGGCATCGCCGTCGCGGGCCTGGCCCAGCCCGGGTCCAAGGACTCCGCGACGCAGCAGACGGGACTCCCGCCCGCCACCGCCGCCATCGAGCAGGGCGATCTGGTGAGCAGCACGAGCGTCGACGGCACCCTCGGCTACTCCCGCGAGAGCAAGCTGAACGCGGGCGCGGCCGGGACCCTCACCTGGATCGCGGGCGGCGGCTCCACCGTCGAGCGGGACGGCAGGCTGTACGCGGTCGACGGCAAGGACGTCCGCCTGATGTACGGGACAGAGCCGATGTACCGGGTCCTCGAGAGCGGCGACAAAGGCGGCGACGTACGGCAGTTGAAGGCGAACCTGCGGGCCCTCGGGTACGGGAGCGCGCTCGCCGACGACGCGACGTTCACGCCCGGAACGGTCGATGCCGTCAAGCGCTGGCAGAAGGCGCACGGTGTGGCGCGGAGCGGCCGGGTGGGGCCCGAGCAGATCGCGTTCGCCACCGGACCGGTGCGGGTGCAGAGCGCGGAGGCCACGGCCGGGGACCGCACCGCACCCGGCCAGAAGATCATGACGACGACCAGTTCCGACCGGGTCGTACAACTCCAGCTGAAGGTGTCGGACGCCGCGCTCGCCAAGGACGGCGCCGAGGTCGCGGTGGAGCTGCCCGACGGCACGACCGCTTCCGGCACGGTGTCGTCGGTCGGCGCGACCGCGAAGGCGGGCGACGACCCGAACGACAAGACGCCCCGCATCGCCGTGACCGTCACCTTCGACGACCCCGGAAAGGTCAAGGGAATCGACAAGTCTCCCGCGACCGTGAAGCTCAGCGGCGAGACCCGTCACCACGTTCTGAGCGTGCCGGTCGGGGCGCTGCTCGCGCTCGACGACGGCTCGTTCGGAGTGCAGGTGGTGGAGGACGGCAGGACGCGCGAAGTGCGGGTGCGGCTCGGCATGTTCGCGCAGGGGCGCGTCGAGATATCGGGCACCGGGCTGCGCTCGGGCCTGCGGGTCGGGGTGCCCTCGACATGA
- a CDS encoding response regulator transcription factor, translating into MRVLVVEDETFLATMIAEGLRRDAIAVDVALDGLTGLRKVQLGDYDVLVLDRDLPGLHGDDVCRAVVADGLLTRVLMLTASGAVRDRVEGLGLGADDYLTKPFAYDELLARVLALGRRARPALPPVIERAGIVLDTARRQARRHGGELALTRKEFAVLETLMRADGGVVSGEDLIEQVWEEHAGYDTNPVRVALSRLRAKLGDPPAIETVPGAGYRIARHPGTAPGALRGER; encoded by the coding sequence ATGCGCGTACTGGTGGTGGAAGACGAGACGTTCCTGGCGACGATGATCGCCGAGGGGCTGCGCCGCGACGCGATCGCGGTGGACGTCGCCCTCGACGGGCTCACCGGGCTGCGCAAGGTACAGCTCGGCGACTACGACGTCCTCGTACTCGACCGCGACCTGCCGGGCCTGCACGGCGACGACGTCTGCCGCGCCGTGGTGGCCGACGGGCTGCTCACCCGCGTGCTCATGCTCACCGCGTCGGGAGCCGTTCGCGACCGGGTCGAGGGCCTCGGGCTCGGCGCCGACGACTACCTCACCAAACCGTTCGCGTACGACGAGCTGCTGGCCCGGGTGCTCGCGCTGGGCCGCCGCGCCCGGCCCGCGCTGCCCCCGGTCATCGAGCGCGCCGGAATCGTCCTGGACACCGCACGCCGCCAGGCCCGCCGGCATGGCGGTGAACTCGCCCTCACACGCAAGGAGTTCGCCGTCCTGGAGACACTGATGCGGGCCGACGGCGGTGTGGTCAGCGGCGAGGACCTGATCGAGCAGGTGTGGGAGGAACACGCCGGGTACGACACCAATCCGGTACGGGTCGCCCTCAGCCGGCTGCGGGCGAAGCTCGGCGACCCACCGGCGATCGAAACCGTTCCCGGAGCGGGCTACCGCATCGCCCGGCACCCGGGCACCGCACCCGGTGCCCTGCGGGGCGAGCGGTGA
- a CDS encoding ATP-grasp domain-containing protein, with product MLGRGQVGNARTVGFITPEPDHPLLAATRELLGREHRVVTVHPETAGPALPGPLADVYLLKSRTPRALALARSLESQGVPVVNSADATELCQDRTSMAELADEAGLPFSATRTFGSLTELTASIGRAGQADHMERAERAEPASSGAPMGPLVVKSRHSRRHDLVTRVDSRAQLAELADVWGEEPVVVQEFAENSGYDHKLWVIDGTVFAALRRSELAPEGRGTTRSLGLDELPCGWPELAVSVGEVFRLDVYGVDVIDTGGGAPLIVDINAFPGIRGQAGAPEALAALALRKARESVAAA from the coding sequence ATGCTGGGGCGAGGGCAGGTGGGGAACGCGAGGACGGTCGGATTCATCACCCCGGAGCCGGACCATCCGCTGCTCGCCGCCACGAGGGAGCTGCTGGGGCGGGAACACCGGGTGGTGACCGTCCACCCGGAGACGGCCGGCCCTGCCCTGCCGGGGCCGTTGGCCGATGTCTACCTGCTCAAGTCGCGCACGCCGCGCGCCCTCGCGCTGGCTCGGTCGCTGGAGTCGCAGGGGGTGCCGGTGGTCAACTCGGCCGATGCGACCGAGCTGTGCCAGGACCGCACCTCCATGGCCGAGCTGGCCGACGAGGCGGGGCTGCCGTTCTCCGCGACCCGCACCTTCGGCTCGCTCACCGAACTCACCGCTTCCATCGGGCGGGCCGGGCAAGCCGACCACATGGAGCGGGCCGAGCGGGCCGAGCCCGCTTCCTCCGGGGCTCCGATGGGCCCGCTCGTGGTGAAGAGCCGACACAGCAGGCGGCACGACCTTGTGACCCGTGTCGACAGCCGGGCCCAACTGGCCGAGCTGGCCGATGTATGGGGGGAGGAGCCGGTCGTGGTGCAGGAGTTCGCGGAGAACAGCGGATACGACCACAAGCTGTGGGTGATCGACGGAACGGTCTTCGCGGCGCTGCGCCGCTCCGAACTCGCCCCCGAGGGGCGCGGTACGACACGGTCGCTCGGCCTCGATGAACTGCCGTGCGGATGGCCCGAGTTGGCGGTGTCGGTCGGCGAGGTGTTCCGCCTCGACGTCTACGGGGTCGATGTCATCGACACGGGAGGCGGCGCCCCGCTGATCGTGGACATCAACGCCTTTCCCGGGATACGGGGGCAGGCGGGCGCCCCGGAGGCCCTGGCCGCACTGGCGCTGCGCAAGGCCCGTGAGTCGGTCGCGGCGGCCTGA
- a CDS encoding ABC transporter permease: MSGRPVLRPARLGQRDILHTGAAGMRSRPLRVVLSALGIAIGIATMIAVVGISASSKEQLLRELDKLGTNMLVVTPGTDLLTGKTVPMAKDAAGRVARISGVEHVGATGSVPQTVRRSERIPDTITGGIQVQAATDGLLTTLRGRMRSGTFLNSATGKYPSVVLGDVAARRLGITAPGQQVFINGQYFAVLGILDPLPLAPDIARSALVGWDVAESRLGFDGRPTAVYERSADTLVDRVHDLIPRTVSPQTPRDVGVTDPSSGLQAKAATEGAFSSLLLGLGGVALLVGGVGVANTMIISVLERRYEIGLRRSIGATRGQIRGQFVTESLLLSGLGGVAGIVLGGAATAAYSLSSGIPWVIPPWAVVGGFGATLVIGTIAGLYPAVRASRLSPTLALHSA; encoded by the coding sequence GTGAGCGGGCGGCCGGTGCTCAGGCCGGCCAGGCTCGGCCAGCGCGACATCCTGCACACCGGGGCCGCGGGGATGCGCAGCCGGCCACTTCGGGTGGTGCTGTCGGCGCTCGGCATCGCGATCGGCATCGCCACGATGATCGCGGTGGTGGGGATCTCGGCGTCCAGCAAGGAGCAGTTGCTCCGCGAGCTCGACAAGCTCGGCACCAACATGCTGGTCGTCACGCCCGGCACGGACCTGCTGACCGGCAAGACGGTGCCGATGGCGAAGGACGCGGCCGGACGGGTGGCGCGGATCTCGGGGGTGGAGCACGTCGGCGCGACGGGCTCGGTGCCGCAGACGGTCCGACGCTCGGAGAGGATCCCCGACACCATCACAGGCGGCATCCAGGTCCAGGCGGCCACGGACGGCCTGCTCACGACGCTGCGCGGGAGGATGCGCAGCGGCACCTTCCTCAACTCGGCCACCGGGAAGTACCCGTCGGTGGTCCTCGGCGACGTGGCGGCGCGGCGGCTCGGTATCACCGCGCCCGGCCAGCAGGTGTTCATCAACGGTCAGTACTTCGCCGTGCTCGGCATCCTCGACCCGCTGCCGCTGGCACCGGACATCGCCCGCTCGGCCCTGGTCGGCTGGGACGTCGCCGAAAGCCGGCTCGGATTCGACGGGCGGCCCACAGCGGTCTACGAACGGTCCGCGGACACCCTGGTCGACCGGGTGCACGATCTGATCCCGCGCACCGTATCGCCGCAGACCCCGCGCGATGTCGGCGTCACCGACCCGTCCTCGGGCCTCCAGGCGAAGGCCGCCACGGAGGGCGCCTTCAGCAGCCTGTTGCTCGGTCTCGGCGGAGTGGCGCTCCTGGTGGGCGGGGTGGGCGTGGCCAACACCATGATCATTTCGGTTCTGGAGCGGCGTTACGAGATCGGCCTGCGCCGTTCCATCGGCGCGACCCGCGGCCAGATCAGGGGACAGTTCGTCACCGAGTCCCTGCTCCTGTCCGGACTCGGCGGCGTCGCCGGCATCGTCCTCGGCGGCGCGGCGACAGCGGCCTACTCCCTGTCGAGCGGCATCCCCTGGGTGATTCCGCCGTGGGCGGTCGTCGGCGGGTTCGGCGCGACCCTGGTCATCGGAACGATCGCCGGCCTCTACCCCGCGGTCCGCGCCTCACGGCTGTCACCGACGCTCGCACTGCACTCCGCCTGA
- a CDS encoding MOSC domain-containing protein: MSGARGTVTAVSSNGVYSFTKPNRESITLLPGLGVAGDVHAGVTVKHRSRVAQDPTQPNLRQVHLIHGELFDEVAERGFHVTPGQLGENVTTHGIDLLSLPTGTLLRIGAEAVVEVTGLRNPCLQIDGFQSGLLKQLVGRDDDGNIVRKAGIMSVVRAGGEIRPGDAILAELPTGPHRPLERV, encoded by the coding sequence ATGAGCGGCGCCAGGGGAACGGTCACGGCGGTCAGCAGCAATGGTGTGTACTCCTTCACCAAACCGAACCGGGAGAGCATCACTCTGCTCCCCGGGCTCGGCGTGGCGGGGGACGTCCACGCGGGAGTGACGGTCAAGCACCGCTCCCGCGTAGCCCAGGACCCGACGCAGCCGAACCTGCGCCAGGTCCACCTGATCCACGGCGAGCTCTTCGACGAGGTCGCCGAGCGCGGCTTCCACGTGACCCCGGGCCAGCTCGGCGAGAACGTGACGACGCACGGCATCGACCTGCTCTCGTTGCCGACCGGCACCCTGCTGCGCATAGGGGCCGAGGCGGTCGTCGAGGTCACCGGGCTGCGCAATCCGTGCCTGCAGATCGACGGCTTCCAGAGCGGCCTTCTGAAGCAGCTCGTCGGCCGCGACGACGACGGGAACATCGTGCGCAAGGCCGGGATCATGAGCGTGGTCCGCGCGGGCGGCGAGATCCGACCTGGCGACGCCATCCTGGCCGAACTGCCGACGGGGCCGCATCGCCCGCTGGAGCGGGTCTGA